Proteins from one Arsenophonus apicola genomic window:
- the rssB gene encoding two-component system response regulator RssB, translating to MKGKKILIVEDEVVFRSVLRNYLKSFDVITYTASNGQEALDIINAVEHLDLILCDLSMPVMSGETLMHKLVEMKCKIPVIVISGTNRISDLDRMLRLGVKDALLKPIVDFDDVRETIIRNLYPDIVETTTRLSAELSHIKQMIQHEKNDILPVLLELQPKVNQTLANYKINYRQLKDINKIGLIFDLAELSDKQIGFYCLDIEYSAGDGVMAALLLRVAFNELLQTYLNSQANRLFNISEMLEQINTLLIDLGIKGQFPILLGYFHTESKTIVLASAGLNVKLKTENKEVKLSSNMPLGSLQPMAYQQIIEKGTDWQCKVWNHKHRLTLMFNSLVEIL from the coding sequence ATGAAAGGGAAGAAAATATTAATTGTAGAAGATGAGGTGGTTTTTCGTTCTGTACTGAGAAATTACCTTAAATCATTTGATGTGATTACTTATACAGCCAGTAATGGGCAGGAGGCGTTAGATATTATTAATGCTGTTGAGCATCTTGATTTGATTCTATGTGATTTAAGTATGCCCGTGATGAGTGGTGAAACTTTAATGCATAAACTAGTGGAAATGAAGTGTAAAATTCCAGTGATTGTTATTTCAGGCACAAATCGAATCAGTGATTTAGATAGAATGCTTCGACTTGGTGTAAAAGATGCTTTATTAAAGCCGATTGTTGATTTTGATGACGTCAGAGAAACAATTATACGCAATTTGTATCCAGATATTGTAGAAACAACAACCCGTTTATCTGCTGAACTTTCTCATATTAAGCAAATGATACAACACGAAAAAAATGATATTTTGCCAGTTTTACTAGAGCTGCAGCCTAAAGTAAATCAAACATTGGCAAATTATAAAATTAATTATCGGCAACTAAAAGATATTAATAAAATTGGATTAATATTTGATTTAGCAGAACTTTCTGATAAACAAATAGGTTTTTATTGCCTTGATATTGAGTATTCAGCGGGTGATGGTGTTATGGCTGCATTATTACTTAGAGTTGCATTTAATGAATTATTGCAAACCTATCTTAATAGCCAAGCCAACAGATTATTTAATATTAGTGAAATGCTTGAGCAAATAAATACTTTATTAATAGATTTAGGTATTAAAGGACAATTTCCAATTTTGTTAGGCTATTTTCACACTGAAAGCAAAACAATTGTATTAGCTTCAGCCGGACTTAATGTAAAACTAAAAACAGAGAATAAAGAAGTCAAATTATCATCAAATATGCCATTAGGTAGCTTACAACCAATGGCTTATCAACAAATAATAGAAAAGGGTACAGATTGGCAATGTAAAGTATGGAATCATAAACATCGACTGACATTAATGTTTAATTCATTGGTAGAAATATTATAA
- the galU gene encoding UTP--glucose-1-phosphate uridylyltransferase GalU, with translation MQLKKAEKKVSKAVIPVAGLGTRMLPATKAIPKEMLPLADKPLIQYVVNECISAGIHEIILVTHSSKNSIENHFDTSFELEAILEKRVKRQLLNDVQSICPSHVTIMQTRQGIAKGLGHAILCAKPLVGDGPFAVVLPDVIIDQYSSDLKQYNLTAMLKRYHETSASQILVEPVPKEFVSNYGVVDCDGYELKPGESKIIKGVVEKPKIDEAPSNLSIVGRYVLSEKIWALLEKTPAGAGDEIQLTDAIEMLIESEPVEAYHLQGKSHDCGNKLGYMKAFVEYGIRHESFGDEFFAWIKKIS, from the coding sequence ATGCAACTAAAAAAAGCGGAAAAAAAAGTGAGCAAAGCAGTTATTCCTGTCGCTGGATTGGGAACTCGTATGTTGCCTGCCACGAAAGCGATTCCTAAAGAAATGTTGCCTTTGGCGGATAAACCCCTTATTCAGTATGTCGTGAATGAATGTATATCTGCCGGTATTCATGAAATTATATTAGTCACCCATTCTTCAAAAAATTCAATAGAAAACCATTTTGATACCAGTTTTGAATTAGAAGCAATTTTGGAAAAGCGAGTCAAACGGCAATTATTAAATGATGTACAATCTATATGCCCAAGTCATGTCACAATTATGCAAACGAGGCAAGGTATCGCAAAAGGGCTTGGGCATGCCATTTTATGTGCCAAACCATTGGTAGGGGATGGACCTTTTGCTGTGGTTTTACCTGATGTAATTATCGATCAATATTCATCTGATTTGAAACAGTATAATTTGACGGCGATGCTCAAACGTTATCATGAAACGTCAGCTAGCCAAATTCTTGTTGAACCGGTACCAAAAGAATTTGTATCTAATTATGGTGTTGTGGACTGTGACGGCTATGAATTAAAACCTGGTGAAAGCAAAATTATTAAAGGTGTTGTAGAAAAACCTAAAATTGACGAGGCGCCATCTAATTTATCTATTGTTGGCCGTTATGTATTGTCAGAGAAAATTTGGGCTTTATTAGAGAAAACCCCAGCGGGTGCGGGTGATGAAATTCAATTAACCGATGCGATTGAAATGTTAATAGAAAGTGAACCCGTTGAGGCTTATCATTTACAGGGTAAGAGCCATGATTGTGGTAATAAATTGGGTTATATGAAAGCATTTGTTGAATATGGTATCCGGCACGAATCTTTCGGTGACGAATTTTTTGCTTGGATAAAAAAAATATCTTAG